Genomic segment of Populus nigra chromosome 14, ddPopNigr1.1, whole genome shotgun sequence:
TATTGTGGACCATAATCTTTCTGCTTCCCATGCCAAATACCATTCTTTATGTTTCTTCATTATCTTCCATTAGATTTCATCAGTCTTTACACAAAAGCATACCCTCACCTTGTCTTGCTTTTTAGTTCACAATAATTGGTGGTTCTGCGCTCCAAACATTGCCCATACAATACCATATACAAGCTTCTAGCTTGCATTTCATAATATTTGGTAATATTATTCACATATAGATCTATATCAACAGCATGCATAGCTTAGCTAGCACCAAGTGTAGTAGGGTTTTGACACCTTGGTGGAGTGTAATCAATATATATAGCTAGTAGCTAGCAAGTTCTGAACCTCCTCCACCATCTGCatcacaaaatcaaaccaaTTCCTGAGCTACCACCGTCCAAATCATCAAATAAGACAAATCTACTAGCAAGGATTCATTATCCAAAGCCACCTCCTTCATAATCTAATTGTGCCTATTGAAGCAATTATGATATTAGATATAAATAGGTCGATGAAGTTATTTCTGATATGATCATTTAAATTTGtgaaataattatgatattaattaagttaaaaagTTGTTTAAATATCCTAAAGAAAAGAGATTTTGGCTTACAAcatcaacatttattttatgtgttcatcaactttctttaatatttaaaaaaaataaagaaagaaatatgggAGTGGACATGTTTAGATGAAAACTTGTTGGTTAAGTGTAGAAAAAAgcttgcatctttttttttttttttagagagaggaaattagaaagaaaatcaaattatgggtaatttgtttttactaaaTTATGGTTTCAAATCTCAGCAGCAAAGTGGCTGTAGTTTAGTGGTAAGAATTCCACGTTGTGGCCGTGGAGACCTGGGCTCGAATCCCAGCAgccacatttttattttctcgacTTGTTTTTGGCTGGGCTCAGACGACAGTTGTACAGCCCACATTCTATGGCCCATTCCCTTGATATTCTTGCAGATCTCACACTTTAAACAATCTCTCAACTTGTCAAACTAAGAGAAAACCTCAATTAGGTTGTACAATGAGTCCTGAAACAAGTTATTTCATCAATTAGGTCCCCATATTTCAAGAGAATTTTCAACTATATTCTCTATcaaattcctttttttcccattaaattcctattatttcattaaatatgcacattatatagagaaaaaaatacctACATTGATTAAAGGGTACAATTAATAAATGTCCGAAAAATTAGGTAcctgatttataaaattatttgtctatgaacattgcaaagaataTTCTAGAATCAGCTTACACAACAACTCATATTAGCCCATGATATTGTAgctttttagaagaaaaaaattgcaatttaggattttttttattttattttatctatttagtattattattcttttctagttttttatttttagggaatagttttttatttttctattcagaTTTTCTAGTATTTCATATATAAAGTGACGTGATAGTGTATTGTGTGTGTGATGAATAGTATTTCATATATAAAGTgagcatttttaaaaattttaattttttttttaaagtttttttattattttgatatgttgatgtgaagaataattttaaaaacataaaaatatatatattaatttaatatattaaaaaaaatactttaaaacacCGACGTTTAGACACCCCACACCCACCCCACCGACGTCCGCCACTTACGGAACTAAACTTCGGCTTATGATTTAGGAAGTTGTCGTGTTTTTCATCTTCCCTTCCTATGAAAGCAGCCTATACTTGACAGCAGTTGAGGCTATATATAGATAGCACTACCAACCCAAAGACAGGACTCTATTTTCCCACGAAATCACAAGAGAGATAGAAGAAAAACTATTGAatcgtttactatcccatgtattgcatcaaatattaataataataaaaaaaaccttagtcTATCTTGAATCTTGATCATATTAATAgttatttaaattcaatatattCGAGTTGATCTTGATGAATTGTCGGTGAATTGTCTAGGCTATAAGTTGAGTAGgttaactaaaattaataaaaaataatatttttataaaatcaaaccaagttttaattgattttatatatttataggtTGACTCATCAAGTTAATCATATCAGCTCTAGATGGAATTTTTTTACACCGGAAAGGAGATATCCTGGATTACCATGTGGGGAACATGTCAGGTAGAACAGAGTTTAGTATCAATGACAAAATGCAATTTAATgattctaaaaatttataattcgatTTGAAAACATGATACTTCCATAACTGCAAATCAACTATGTAATTATCCGGTCAAAAAAATTAGCCGGAACCGGACCCATGTTGGGAAGATGGCCCATAGGATACGCCACAAAAAGTTTGTAACAGTGATTTTGAACCCAATGAATCCAAGGCGTTAGATCGGAAGGAGGAGGGTATGCTATCGGCAAATTAAGGAAATCCAGCCAGCTCCAATAATCCTATGGCTGCTTTCCTCTTGGTGTCCAGCGACGTTTACTCGTCATGCACACACAAGATTGACTGAATTATTAGTTTCAATGGATTAAAAGCGAAGGCGAATATTATCAAACGCGTTAAAAGCATATCCTCCCCGTTCAACAAGACCATGCAAGCAGATGGAAGCCCTTTTAGCCATAAGCTATATGTTGGATTTAAGCTTGGGTTTGACCTAATACTTTGTTATTTTCCACCAACTGCCTTCATCTGTTTGTGGTGCTTCTTGAATATTTCAAGTATCATTTTCAAAACGTGCTACATATTTAACTTTGACGGGTTTGAGAGTTtaattgaacaattcaaaataatatttagataataAAGAGATGAGAATTTTAAATTTCAGATGAATATTTTAGATTGTTGATgaaacactcttagatcttagcgtaaagtgttgatttttttaaataaaaaaccattgctataaatatatttctaaatttaataaagaacgAACATCATCCTTctttataaatgaaaattatgCCTCGGATTCAAAACTTAAGACAAATACCACTTGAACTCAGTCTCTATTAGAAGCCTTGTTTCCAATTACTTTGATAGTATGAATATTTTGTTAAGATGAAATATTGTCACACTGAAGGAAAATTGTTTAGATGATACCTAGAAAATATTGATAATTGGGATATTTTGTCAAATGGAAATAAATTTAGCCGTTCCCCGTTAGGCAAAGGCACCAACCTTGTTCTTTCCGAGATGTAGTAGGAAAGACTTGAGGGAACCAAAGCCAAGCTAAACGAAAGCCCAAACTGacaagcaaatatatatatatgcatatttGTTTGTGCATGAAGAGAGGTGAAGTTTCCTAAAACCCAAAGCAAATTACGTAATAGCTGTTCTTTTGTGTCACAGAATTTGCTGTGTTGCCTTCACGTCTTTAACCACTGCCCCCTCACCTCCCCCTCCCGTTGTTCTAATAAGAGTATCCAACAAAAACCCTGTTAGACCAGATCTTTTTTTGTCACTTTCACTGTATAGATAAGATCTCCGGCTCCAATTCCACTGAATTGTGGAAAAGATTCTGCTTTTATTTATAGGCTTCTTATTTGAAGGCAAAATGGTTTCTGGGTTTTGAGAGTCTTGCAATTTGGCTGCGTGTagagggaaaaagaaaggatTTTTGGGCTTTGCTTAGATTGTGATCATGTGATTCTTGGCTTGAGTTGGAGGAGAATTTGGTGGGGTTTGTTTATTCGAGGGATTGAGCAAGAATTGGAATTTGGAGGTGAAAGTTCAGGACTTTGTTGCTTTTTGAACTTGCTTTCTTTGGTTTAGAGGAATCTGTCGAAAGTGGGAGTTCTGTTTTTCTGTGATTAAATTATTAGCAAGAAAAGCTACAGACACAGAGAATAACATTGCAAGCAAGAAGGTGATCTCAAAAGATCAAAGATTGCGGCAAGTAAGTATCAATTCCActccttttctttattcttcGTATATATATTTACCATAGCTTGTTGAATCATCATCATTCATCGTGTGTGTGTGAGTTTTTTCAAAGTTGTTTACTTGATTAGATGTCTCGCTTTAATTGGTGAGTAAGTGAATTGGGTTTCTTTTTATGTGAATGTTGATGAGATTTTGTAAACCGTTAATTCTTCTCGCTCACAATTTGCAGGGAAATGGCAATTTTAGTGGAGCCTCCAAATGGAATTAGGCCAAGAGGGAAGCAATATTACTCAATGTGGGAAACTGTGTTTGAGGTTGATTCGAAGTATGTTCCGATTAAGCCTATAGGTAGAGGGGCCTATGGTGTTGTTTGCTCTTCGATTAATAGGGAAACAAACGAGAAAGTCGCCATCAAGAAAATCAATAATGTGCTTGAGAACAAGATTGATGCTTTGAGGACTCTTAGAGAGTTGAAGCTTCTTAGACATATCCGGCATGAGAATGTGATTGCTTTGAAGGATGTTATGATGCCTATTCATAGGACAAGTTTCAAGGATGTGTATTTGGTTTATGAGCTCATGGATACAGATTTGCATCAGATTATCAAGTCCTCGCAACCACTTTCCAATGATCATTGCAAGTACTTTATATTTCAGGTAAATTTTCTCTCACTCGAGCGGTAGTGGTATAAAAGATTGTTATTCTTTCTGCTTGTCTTGTGATGTCAATTTCATGCTAATTTGCATAATCTATCTGCAGAATGTGTTTTCACTAGGAACCACAGCTGCGTTTTTTTGCCTCTctaattatatgttttaaagtCATGTTTTTCCAGGAGATGCTGGTTTATATTGTAATGATAACAGCATTAGATGGTTTACAAAGTGAAATTTAAATAAGCTTGATAGCTGTGCTTTAACATAGCATAACCAGTGACACTAATCTTGAATAATGATTAAATGTGAATCCATGCATAGCATTAGTTGTTTTTCAATCGATTTGTTTTCTTCTCAATATTGTTCTGCTAGCATCTAATCTTCATACAATATTTTAGTTGCTGCGCGGGCTGAATTATCTCCACTCTGCAAACATTCTTCATCGGGACTTGAAGCCTGGAAATCTCCTTGTCAATGCCAACTGCGATCTGAAGATATGTGATTTTGGGCTGGCACGAACTAGCAGAGGTGATGAACAGTTCATGACTGATTATGTTGTCACCCGCTGGTATCGTGCACCTGAGCTGCTACTCTGCTGTGACAACTATGGAACCTCCATTGATGTCTGGTCTGTCGGATGTATCTTTGCTGAGATTCTTGGCCGCAGACCTATCTTCCCTGGAACAGAGTGTCTTAACCAGCTGAAGCTAATTATCAGTGTCCTTGGGAGCCAGAATGATACTGAGCTTGAGTTCATTGATAACCCAAAAGCCAGAAGGTACATCAAAACACTTCCTTATGCAAGGAGAATCCATTTTTCACATCTATACCCTCATGCTGATCCTTTGGCCATAGACTTGTTGCTAAGGATGCTGGTGTTCGATCCTACTAAGAGAATTAGTGTGACAGAAGCACTTCTACATCCTTACATGTCAGGGCTGCACGATCCAAGACACGACCCACCAGCACGGGTCCCTATCAATCTTGACATAGATGAGAATCCTGGGGAACATATGATTAGGGAGATGATATGGGATGAGATGCTTCATTACCACCCAGAAGTTGTTTTCGCAAATAGATAGATATGTTAAGAAATATagggttattttgttttatttattaagggtagaatattatttttattttcttttcagtttagcctatatataatctctttgtatttaggttaaaacTATTCATTTAGATTATTGTGATCACATCATGCAATATCAATGAAACTCCGACCTCcttatcttttagttttgtatctctcttcttttatttttgagtgaTTGTATAACTtccataaaatatttgtttagtttctgcaatctaGTATtccgtttcttttcttttgcactCTGGTTCTTTGTTTGGTAATTATGGCTGTTGAAAGAAATGATTCGCTTCAGTTTGTGAGTATGAGGTTGGATGGAAAGAATTATTCATATTGAAGTTATgtgataagaaatttttttaagaataaaaagatgTGAGGATATGTTAGTGGAACTTTCATGATACCTAAGAATATTGATGAGGGTTATATTGCTTTAATAGATGCTTGAGAAGCAAAcaatgcaaagatcattacttaAATTAACGATTTTGTTGAGCATTCCATAGGTATgcagttggcgaagtatgagacaacaAATGAGGTTTGAGGTCGTTTGTAAAAGTTATTCACACAATTAAATTTTGCAAAGcagtatcaattagagaatgatATATAAGCTATCTTACCAGAAAAATATGAGTATTTAGGAGTTTTATTATGTTATGACAGATatttgggatcaattggctcttatataattaacaaaattaaaggcatgtggtgcctatattgcCCGTAGAGAGCAGCAATGATTGTTACAGTTTTTAACAACACTTTGTAGTGGTTTTAAAGAACTTAAAGGTTTAATTTTGCATTGTTCTTTACTGTCTTATGTTAACTCAgttgtcagtgagttattggctgagAAAATAGGTCTTTAATATTATtctgaaaatgaaattatttctatttctaATTCTTTTGTGCTAACAGTACCTTCTAAGCCATTATTTAATAATCAGAATAAGCCTTACACAAACATTGCCTTCGACGAGTGCaattttttgaagtaaaaaggtcattggaaggTTTAGTTTCTCAAGTTGTGACAATTGAATCAAGCTTAAAAGCTTGGCAGCTAGTCATAATCTAATATTCATAGACCACCTCAAGGCTACaaaccaccacaccacaataTTATAGTAGTAGTTTCATCATGTCCTTCACCAATCCTATTGCTCAAGTTAAGCAATTTAAGAAGTTTTTCTCCTTACAACCATAAGTTGTGCCCGTTTCTTCTTCCGTAAGTTAGTTGCCTCATAGTTTCTCATGTATGTTACATTCTGAATGGATCTTGGATTTTAGTGCTTCACATCATATATCTCTAGATTCTTTATCTTTTGCTTATGTGTCCTCTTTGCCTTCTATTCCTGTCATGACTGCTAATGACAATCTCATACCCTTAACAGGTGTTGATTTTATGTCACACCTCACTTATCTCTCTCTAATATTTATCTTATTCTGAAACTCACATTGAATCTTACTTCTATTGGTCAATTAAGTAATTTTAGTGATTATTTagacagtttgaaatgaagaatTTAAGCTCTCTATGATATTTCTTGGATATTGAGGTAGCCTATTGGTCAGATATTCTTAAGTGGGATAgacttattaataataaaactgTAGATACTCTTATTGAGGTTAATGTAAAATATTCTTCTTCTAATGGTTTACCTTTGTCAAATCCTATTTTAAATATTGCATATGTtattcatgttgttagtcagtttaTTGCTTCTCCTACTACCATTCATTATGCAACTATTCTTTGTATTTTGCGATATCTTTAAAGTATAGtctttcagagtcttttactttcatccacctcttctTTGAAGTTGTATGCATACTCTAATGTTGATCATGACAATGATCTCACATATCGCAAGTTTATTACTGGTTTCtatatctttttaggtgatttttttatttcttaaaaaagcaagaaataatctattgtttctcaatcttcaaccaaagcagaatatcgtgctatagcatctactaccaaagagattgtttggctATGTTGGTACTTGCAGGTATAAAAGTTTtcattttctcatcctacttctatgtattgtgacaactagagttctattcagattgctcacaattCGGTTTTTCATGAACGAACTAAACACATTGAGattgattgtcatcttactcgtcatcatttcaagcatgacaccattactttgccttttgtttcttcttctttgtagattgcaaatttatttaccaaGTTGCATTCTAtttctcgtttttgttttctagttggcaaactcttGATGCTTGTAGCTGCCGCATTGTGAGTTTAacacaaaatattaagaaatatagggttattttgttttatttattaagggtagaatgatattattattttttttagtttagcctatatataatctctttgtatttaggttaaaactattcttttatattattgtgATCATATCATGTAGTATCTAgtctcttcatcttttatttttatatttctttttatttctttgaattgtTTAATAAGATAATgttccaaaatctttttttctacCATGTCTATGATACCAGTTCTATATTTCTACTTGGAAGCACGGTGCTGAAAAAATGTGCTGTAATTTTTACCGTGATTTTGTTTCaacattttgttttagtttgagtTTATTAGCAGGACTTGAGTTTCTTAGCCTGACTATGGCATCCTGCAAGATTGTAAATAGGTATGCCACCATTTATTGTGGTCTATAAAATATATCTGGCCTTGTAGCCATCTTCCCCTGAAGCATTGTGCCAAAGCTGATGCATCAATATTTAGAATCAATGATGAGGACCGTGaggtttcatatttttcaccTTTTGACTTGTAGTAatccttcatttttctttcaccTTCATCTTCTTCCCTGCCCCGAAACAGATCCCTTCAGTGCCTAATTTGATAGGCTGCAGGTGAGAATGAAAACCAGCCACTTGCAGCACTGGAAGCCACTCATCTAGCAGACAAACCATGTATATCGCACCGCATGTCTATGAAACAAGGGGATTGCTCAAGGGTTTGAAAATGCTAAAGTGATGGGACACCAGGGCAGAGAGATAACTGTTGAGGCACGCTATTAAACTCAGATTTAGATCTTGCAGTTTTGGGAAATGTGCTTCAGTCTCAGCAGAAGCAATCAATTCTGAAATGAAGAAATTCTGGTAATAAAAGGCAATCTGGTAGTGGTGATAGAGATATCTGCCTCCTTTTTAGACATTAGTCAGTTCTAGTGCTTAAGAAAACATCAAACGTAACGATTTGGTTCGCATTTTATATCAGAGTGGGTAGCATCATGATGGTTGAAAGGCTGAAATGAAGAAATTCTGGTAATAAAATTGCACTCTGGTTTTCTACCTTGCAACAAACTGTCTCGTGGTTTGGTATTCGGCAGTTTGAAGCTTGAACTTTGAAGTGACGTGCGGACCTAACATATGGAGAGTGTCTTGGGCATTTTTTGCTGGGGCCTTGTGCCAATAGTCTCGCTTAAGCTCGGCCTGGAAAAACTAGGCCTAGATAAAGCTACCCAGGCATGGCCCTTAATTAGAAATATTGGGTCCGCGCCTGAAAGCATCTCTTGGGTTTGgatgaatttctttttaatataaagaaattgTCAAAGTGTTGATgactgttttttaattaaaaaaattaatcatgaacTATAAATATAATGCATATTGTACAGTATTTTActaaaatattgatatattagatgatatttaaaaaatatatattaaaaatttaatatattagatcgtgtaggttaacatgttaaatctaatcctaaaatcataataattatctaaaaaataaattataataaattataaaaattaatttctaatcacaaataaaattgaaatacataTAACCCCTTTCACTGGCTAACTTCACTGAAAGGGTTGGCTACTGTCCCACAAATAGTGGTGGCATCCAGCTACATGTTAGGGTTAgcataaaaatgcaaaaacagttaagttcaatgatttttttatttttgtaaaattatttttaatattagtacatcaaaacgatttaaaatatataaattatatttaattttaataaaacaaaattaaattttttaaaaatataatttgcatCGTGTTCTCAAACACAACtcttcaaaaaattatcatcgaCAACATGATCTGCTTCATGAGTATATGTATATCATGTTGTCCATATAACTTTTTATAGAAATGTGTGCCgtgtttatatatgtatatatatatataaaattaaaacctggaaaaataatttggtaatgtatactttttaaaatatttttatttaaaaatatattaaaataatatttttttaatttatttttaacattaaaatatataaaaaaaattaaatcacaaAAGCAAAGGGAACATAAAAGGATACGTGTTTCATTCCaagataaatatgttttatatgaaaaataatgtcAGAAATGGTGAGCCACAGGAAGCTTCCAGCCGTCCACTGACTTCCAAAGAACAGATTAGTGAACTTGAAATGGATTTTTAATTGTAAAGCAGACCAGGTGCAGGTAatctttatattattaaaaattaatttctatagttcatgattataaaaaaaaaaaaaaaaaagatgaatagtTGAGCGATATGGCCAGATTTGAGTCCTTCTTGTAGGTCCTCGtccatattgtttttgtttttccttgggGGGCTAATGTCCACAAACTGCAGCAAATCACACAACacagtattatttttttctcagttttaACCATTCGAGTTtagaatttcattttaaattgtgttttaaaaaaaaaaaatttaaaaatattttttatatattttttaattattttaatatgctagtatcaaaaataattttttaaaaataataaaaaaatattattttgatatatttttaaatttaaaaacaatttaaaatatattcaaacacCTCTTAATCACGTCCTATTATATTATATCTAAACTAatgtaattattaaacttgatttgcaGTTAAATTAGTGTAAAGTCAGGTCATGAAGGAGACAGGTAAATATGAGatgatcaaatttattttaataagaaattaaaaatatgttgtttAACATAAAGTTAAATTAAGTCTCCAAGTGAGTGAATTGGATTGTAACTTGACGAGTGTGATTGTTTTGCTgtgaaaaataatgtttttgaatttttttcattttaaattaatttttttatgagtgtagactgttttaatatattaatattataaataaatttttttaaataaaaaatttaatatatttttaaataaaaaaaactttaaaaaatcaccACCTACCCGAATCTCCATCATTACTGCACTAACTATTACATTAACTCCTTTTCAGGCACGTACCGGAATTTATTGCATTCTCAACGCccgtgacagtcaaaaaaatcCTCAATCACTGCTCTGGAAGTCCTCGTGTCTGGAGCTCAAATGTATGGACCTgttaataaatagataaaaaaaaaaaaaaaaaaactagatcagTTGGACAATTtgggaccgtttgggaacgcggctgcggccgcgttcccaagaaatttgaaaattttttgtttttttttttattaaaatttaatatggtttgtacgttttggatcgttttgatgtgctgatgttaaaaataatttttaaaaaatgaaaaaacatcgttggcatgcattttgacacgaaaagttatttgaaaagcacccgcaaccacactgccaaacacgctcaaAGCTGTCAAGGTCTTataaattgcttttaaaaaaatatttaaaattaattttattataatttaaaattattttaatgttaaaaataattttttaaaaaataaataaatattattttaatatatttaaaaacaaaaacattttaaaaaatacggaTAATAAAATCTCATACTGCCTTAACTACCTAAAATATGTGATATAGGGAATGCATCAAATTTCTTGCTGGCTATGGTGTCTCCTCATACTGGCtaggtaaagttttttttttttttaaataataataattatgttattCGAGTTGACTCAGCTAAGCTTTTTAAGATGAGCCATATTCACCCACGTTCGGCTTCCAAGTCAAGTCACAATCCATGTTCATCCCATACATCATGCAGTGTTTGTCTTTTGTCTTACAAAAATCGAgggaattgaaagaaaaagaaggagaattCGTAGAAAATATAGTCTTTTattgtgagtttttttatatgaaattcaatgtatttttaatatattatatatgtatatatacattttctaatattaatgcatatatataaaatatatataaaacaaaaaaatataattatagagCTTGTTTGAGAATTTGGTTGCGGctgcttttcaaaatacttttcgtgtcgaaatacatcaaaaatatataaatatttttttatatttttagattgttttgatgtgttgctgttaaaattaaatttttataaattaaaaatgtaatattattttgatatggaagcaaacctaaaattaaattgttcttcgattgaaattgaaaatcaagtaataattttattttaaaaaaaataagttttcaatGATAAGTTGATAACATGAAACCTTGACCAGAGAACAAATTTTATAGGCAGCCTATTTCtagttgttttgatatattaagagATTTCATATGCCCACTCGGGTTGTGTTTGTAccgaaattttaataaattttgaatattttttgttttaaattattatttttatgtttttggatcgttttaatgtgctaatgtcaaaaataaattttaaaaaataaaaataaatgattttaa
This window contains:
- the LOC133672807 gene encoding mitogen-activated protein kinase 7 isoform X1, which produces MSRFNWEMAILVEPPNGIRPRGKQYYSMWETVFEVDSKYVPIKPIGRGAYGVVCSSINRETNEKVAIKKINNVLENKIDALRTLRELKLLRHIRHENVIALKDVMMPIHRTSFKDVYLVYELMDTDLHQIIKSSQPLSNDHCKYFIFQLLRGLNYLHSANILHRDLKPGNLLVNANCDLKICDFGLARTSRGDEQFMTDYVVTRWYRAPELLLCCDNYGTSIDVWSVGCIFAEILGRRPIFPGTECLNQLKLIISVLGSQNDTELEFIDNPKARRYIKTLPYARRIHFSHLYPHADPLAIDLLLRMLVFDPTKRISVTEALLHPYMSGLHDPRHDPPARVPINLDIDENPGEHMIREMIWDEMLHYHPEVVFANR
- the LOC133672807 gene encoding mitogen-activated protein kinase 7 isoform X2, which translates into the protein MAILVEPPNGIRPRGKQYYSMWETVFEVDSKYVPIKPIGRGAYGVVCSSINRETNEKVAIKKINNVLENKIDALRTLRELKLLRHIRHENVIALKDVMMPIHRTSFKDVYLVYELMDTDLHQIIKSSQPLSNDHCKYFIFQLLRGLNYLHSANILHRDLKPGNLLVNANCDLKICDFGLARTSRGDEQFMTDYVVTRWYRAPELLLCCDNYGTSIDVWSVGCIFAEILGRRPIFPGTECLNQLKLIISVLGSQNDTELEFIDNPKARRYIKTLPYARRIHFSHLYPHADPLAIDLLLRMLVFDPTKRISVTEALLHPYMSGLHDPRHDPPARVPINLDIDENPGEHMIREMIWDEMLHYHPEVVFANR